One segment of Flavobacteriales bacterium DNA contains the following:
- a CDS encoding BamA/TamA family outer membrane protein — protein MIARRIQQSLRIASALLLLGVMLSRCSPAKKLPDGKYLLVKNVIRVDDDRVAKDDLHSILKQKPNKKILGLFRFHLAAYQMAGKNEKEKGLRKALRKTIGEEPVVLDSFQLGKSVRQLEIYMQNKGYFRAVVKDSVATYPKSKKARIFFTITSGEPYTLRHVKFAIEDTVLHDIVKRESAVQTVLHPGDIYNVDKLHAERKWITTELRNRGYYFFSRDYIYFKVDTTVGNHSVDLELGIKNPGGMQTDTANVRRHMPYQIGHIYVYTKHKPLQPEVNERDTIAFEDVEFIQKGPMEFRPEALTKVLFISKDDLFQEKGVDYTYRRLSALKQFKFINLDFSLPKDSGQKQVLDAHIFLTPIALQSITLETEGTHSGGNLGIAGNLVYRHRNIFKGAEILEVKLKGALEAQRSLTLENDTINPDKSPFNTLEFGPEISIHVPDLLIPFLSRGVSRTYEPRTILKVGYFFQQRADFLRKIGNISFTYRWKETQFKNHSLTPVDLNFVKVELDPAARQILEERKNIFLLNSYSDHMTLGTSYSFVFNNQSGRKGRDFSFFRADGEVAGNLLRAISSMGSAVDTGSGYTFFGVRYAQYARTHLDYRHYFAIGKNRQLVARISGGLGLAYGNLPVMPLEKSFFGGGANGIRAWRVRSLGPGAYQGQSTFDQIGDVKFESNLEYRFNIISYMKGAVFVDAGNIWLVRKEEGRPGGEISSAFYKQMAVGSGIGARFDFTFFIIRLDMGLKMLDPSFPEGERLVVGHMFDKAWKADFKQTYNSKYSFMNLNLGIGYPF, from the coding sequence ATGATCGCCCGTCGAATACAACAATCCTTGCGGATCGCTTCCGCACTTCTCCTCCTGGGTGTGATGCTCTCACGTTGCAGTCCGGCGAAGAAGCTACCAGACGGAAAGTATCTTCTTGTAAAGAACGTGATCCGGGTGGATGATGACCGGGTTGCCAAAGACGATCTGCACAGCATACTCAAGCAAAAGCCGAATAAAAAAATACTGGGGCTGTTCCGTTTTCACCTGGCCGCCTATCAAATGGCAGGAAAGAATGAAAAAGAAAAAGGCCTCCGAAAAGCACTGCGAAAGACCATAGGAGAAGAACCGGTCGTATTGGATAGCTTTCAATTGGGAAAGTCCGTGAGGCAACTGGAAATATACATGCAAAACAAAGGTTATTTCCGGGCAGTGGTGAAAGATAGTGTGGCGACATATCCAAAATCAAAGAAAGCCAGGATCTTTTTCACCATTACATCCGGCGAGCCTTACACCCTTCGCCATGTTAAGTTTGCCATCGAAGATACCGTCCTCCATGACATTGTAAAAAGAGAGTCTGCCGTGCAGACGGTGTTGCACCCCGGTGACATTTACAATGTTGACAAACTCCATGCGGAACGGAAATGGATCACCACAGAGCTACGTAACCGCGGATATTATTTCTTTTCACGGGATTACATTTACTTCAAGGTAGATACCACCGTGGGGAATCACTCGGTAGACCTGGAACTCGGCATCAAGAATCCGGGGGGAATGCAAACCGATACGGCCAATGTAAGGCGCCATATGCCATATCAGATAGGCCATATCTATGTTTATACCAAACATAAGCCGCTGCAACCCGAAGTAAACGAACGTGACACGATCGCTTTTGAAGATGTGGAGTTCATTCAGAAAGGCCCGATGGAGTTCCGGCCGGAAGCGTTAACCAAGGTCTTGTTCATTAGCAAAGATGACCTGTTCCAGGAAAAGGGAGTGGACTACACATACCGAAGACTATCTGCGCTCAAGCAATTCAAGTTCATCAACCTGGACTTTAGCCTTCCCAAAGATTCCGGTCAGAAGCAGGTACTCGATGCCCACATATTCCTTACACCGATCGCCTTGCAATCCATCACACTTGAAACGGAAGGCACACATTCGGGAGGCAACCTTGGCATCGCAGGCAACCTGGTATACCGGCACCGGAATATCTTCAAGGGGGCAGAAATTCTGGAGGTAAAACTCAAAGGCGCACTGGAAGCCCAGCGTTCGTTAACATTGGAGAATGACACCATCAATCCCGATAAGTCGCCATTCAATACCCTCGAATTCGGACCAGAAATCTCCATTCATGTTCCTGACCTCCTGATCCCCTTCCTGTCCAGGGGCGTATCACGAACATATGAGCCCAGAACCATTCTTAAAGTGGGCTACTTCTTTCAGCAACGCGCTGACTTCCTGAGGAAAATAGGAAACATATCCTTTACCTACCGCTGGAAAGAAACGCAGTTCAAAAACCACTCCCTCACACCGGTGGATCTGAATTTTGTAAAAGTGGAACTGGACCCCGCTGCACGACAGATCCTTGAAGAAAGGAAGAACATATTTCTGCTTAACAGTTACAGTGACCACATGACATTAGGAACCAGTTACAGCTTTGTATTTAACAATCAGAGTGGTCGAAAGGGTCGTGATTTCTCGTTTTTCAGGGCGGATGGAGAAGTGGCCGGTAACCTCCTCAGGGCCATCAGTTCGATGGGAAGCGCAGTGGACACCGGCTCAGGCTATACTTTCTTTGGGGTTCGCTATGCACAATATGCCCGAACGCATCTGGACTACCGGCACTATTTCGCCATTGGTAAGAATAGACAACTGGTTGCACGCATCAGCGGCGGTTTGGGACTGGCATACGGCAACCTACCTGTCATGCCCCTGGAGAAAAGTTTTTTTGGTGGCGGTGCCAATGGCATTCGGGCATGGCGGGTACGATCACTTGGACCCGGTGCATACCAGGGTCAATCTACCTTTGATCAGATTGGTGATGTGAAATTTGAGTCGAACCTGGAGTATCGGTTCAACATCATTTCATACATGAAGGGCGCGGTTTTCGTTGATGCCGGCAATATCTGGCTGGTAAGAAAGGAAGAAGGGCGTCCGGGCGGTGAGATTTCTTCTGCATTCTACAAGCAAATGGCCGTTGGGTCAGGTATTGGGGCACGTTTTGACTTTACCTTTTTTATCATCCGCCTGGATATGGGGTTGAAAATGTTGGATCCATCCTTTCCGGAAGGCGAACGGTTGGTTGTAGGTCATATGTTTGACAAAGCCTGGAAGGCAGACTTCAAACAAACCTACAACAGTAAATATTCCTTCATGAACCTGAACCTTGGTATCGGCTATCCTTTCTGA
- a CDS encoding class I fructose-bisphosphate aldolase, with protein MSIDKIASLLGDQADHLLKHKCSTISKETIHHAGPDFVDDMFSVTQRNNQTLRSLGALYGHGRLGGTGYMSILPVDQGIEHSAGASFAPNPIYFDPENIVKLAIEGGCNAVASTFGVLASVSRKYAHKIPFIVKINHNELITYPNKFDQVMFGSVEDAWNMGAVAVGATIYFGSDESTRQIVEVAEAFERAHELGMATILWCYLRNSNFKKDGKDYHTAADLTGQANHLGVTIQADVIKQKLATNNGGYTALNFGKTHAKVYDELTTDHPIDLCRYQVANCYMGRVGLINSGGESKGASDLADAVRTAVINKRAGGQGLISGRKAFQKPMEEGIALLNAIQDVYLAKDITLA; from the coding sequence ATGTCGATTGATAAGATTGCTTCACTGTTAGGAGATCAGGCTGATCACCTTCTGAAGCATAAGTGCAGCACCATTTCCAAGGAAACCATTCATCACGCCGGACCTGATTTTGTAGATGATATGTTTTCCGTAACCCAACGTAATAATCAGACCCTCAGAAGTCTCGGTGCCCTTTACGGCCATGGCCGTCTGGGCGGCACCGGATATATGTCCATCCTTCCGGTGGATCAGGGCATCGAACACTCTGCCGGCGCATCATTCGCTCCGAATCCTATCTACTTCGACCCGGAAAATATTGTGAAGCTGGCCATTGAAGGTGGCTGCAATGCGGTAGCCTCTACTTTTGGCGTACTGGCTTCTGTCTCAAGAAAATATGCTCATAAGATTCCATTTATTGTCAAAATCAATCACAACGAACTGATCACCTATCCTAACAAATTCGATCAGGTGATGTTCGGAAGTGTGGAAGACGCATGGAATATGGGAGCTGTAGCTGTCGGAGCTACCATATACTTCGGATCGGACGAGTCTACCCGGCAGATCGTTGAGGTGGCTGAAGCTTTTGAGCGCGCCCATGAATTAGGCATGGCCACGATCTTATGGTGCTACCTGCGGAACAGCAATTTCAAAAAGGACGGAAAGGATTATCACACAGCCGCTGATCTCACGGGCCAGGCGAATCACCTGGGCGTGACCATTCAGGCGGATGTGATCAAACAAAAACTTGCAACCAATAACGGTGGTTATACAGCCCTGAATTTCGGGAAAACGCATGCCAAAGTATATGATGAACTGACAACGGATCACCCCATCGACCTGTGCCGCTATCAGGTAGCGAACTGCTACATGGGCCGGGTTGGGTTGATCAATTCCGGTGGAGAGTCCAAAGGTGCTTCCGACCTTGCCGATGCCGTACGAACAGCGGTAATCAACAAGCGGGCCGGCGGCCAGGGGCTCATTTCCGGCAGAAAGGCATTCCAGAAACCCATGGAGGAAGGTATTGCATTGTTAAATGCCATTCAGGATGTTTACCTTGCCAAGGATATCACACTGGCTTGA
- a CDS encoding acetyl-CoA carboxylase carboxyltransferase subunit beta, which produces MGWFKRIKEGITTTTREKKETPEGLWYKCPSCKEITPMQDHEENLYVCASCQYHQRIGPDEYFRILFDKNKFEELDPDLESADPLHFEDTKKYTERLKQSQKKTFSRDAIRSAFGKIERHNIVIACMNFEFIGGSMGSVVGEKIARAIDYAIARKAPFLMISKSGGARMMEAAFSLMQMAKTSAMLSLMAQKRIPYISLLTDPTTGGVTASFAMLGDINIAEPGALIGFAGPRVVKETIGKDLPEGFQTAEFVKEHGFLDYIVERKNLKSNIALMIRHFK; this is translated from the coding sequence ATGGGTTGGTTTAAACGGATCAAAGAAGGTATTACAACCACCACCCGGGAGAAGAAAGAGACTCCTGAAGGGTTGTGGTATAAATGTCCATCGTGTAAGGAGATCACTCCTATGCAGGATCATGAGGAAAACCTCTATGTATGCGCTTCCTGTCAATACCATCAGCGCATCGGTCCGGATGAATATTTCCGTATCCTTTTCGACAAGAATAAATTCGAAGAATTGGATCCTGACCTGGAATCTGCAGATCCCTTGCATTTCGAGGATACCAAGAAATACACCGAGAGGCTTAAGCAATCCCAGAAGAAGACCTTCTCACGCGATGCCATCCGTTCGGCATTCGGAAAGATCGAACGTCATAACATCGTGATCGCCTGCATGAACTTTGAGTTCATCGGTGGGTCCATGGGTTCCGTGGTGGGAGAAAAGATCGCCAGGGCTATTGACTATGCCATTGCCAGAAAGGCACCTTTCCTGATGATCTCCAAATCCGGTGGCGCCAGGATGATGGAAGCAGCCTTTTCCCTCATGCAAATGGCAAAGACCTCAGCCATGCTGAGTCTCATGGCACAAAAACGCATTCCTTACATCTCTCTGCTAACCGACCCCACCACCGGTGGCGTCACAGCATCATTTGCTATGCTTGGTGACATCAATATTGCAGAACCAGGTGCATTGATCGGATTTGCCGGACCACGTGTTGTGAAAGAAACCATCGGCAAAGACCTGCCGGAAGGTTTTCAAACCGCCGAGTTTGTAAAGGAACATGGCTTCCTCGACTACATCGTGGAGCGTAAAAACCTCAAGTCGAACATCGCCCTGATGATCCGACATTTCAAGTAG
- a CDS encoding S8 family serine peptidase, with translation MEGKGFKKTFRLRSGYTLFFALFFLLTASFSSNHPPSKKYWVFFTDKKGVTFDPYSYFTPQAIARRISAGLPVCDSTDYPVSPVYLDVVSTYADSSCMVLRWFNAVVIWANEDDAQTILQLPFVSEVRLVSTDASVMAGTQEQQVLSAAQKIALLKFQVNRMQGERFAKAGFTGKGLRIAILDAGFPGVNIRPEFKHIRDRNGIIATYDFVRKREDVYHYSPHGSMVLSCIGGISDTIPIGMATGADFLLARTESVMHERFSEEENWLAAVEWADRNGANILNSSLGYTSQRYFPEDMDGQTSLIARAANMAAAKGILVVSAAGNEGKSQWRHITSPGDADSALSVGAVNPYADLRSDFSSYGPTADGRAKPNVSALGTVMAAGPDGLEETSGTSFASPLVAGFAACVWEGNSNLTNMQLHEKIQQSGHLYPYYDYAHGYGIPQASYFTETNVPVASPTFEFADSVSKFISVHIDHRFFEPDTIITSAGEDRDTIIQDKPMKGKWNLYYHITDTTGRIRYYSVIRVREAEPLTLGLFRFQPGESLSVHFEGYTRTYLFK, from the coding sequence ATGGAAGGGAAAGGATTTAAAAAAACATTCCGGCTCCGGTCAGGGTACACGTTGTTTTTTGCGTTGTTTTTTTTGCTGACGGCTTCCTTTTCGTCCAATCATCCACCCTCAAAAAAATACTGGGTCTTTTTTACAGATAAGAAAGGGGTCACCTTTGACCCGTATTCCTACTTCACACCTCAGGCCATTGCAAGAAGAATATCTGCCGGGCTGCCCGTTTGCGATAGCACAGATTATCCGGTATCACCTGTTTACCTTGATGTTGTTTCTACCTATGCAGATTCTTCATGTATGGTTTTGCGATGGTTTAATGCGGTGGTTATATGGGCAAATGAGGATGATGCACAGACCATTCTTCAATTGCCATTTGTGTCTGAAGTCAGGCTGGTATCAACGGATGCGTCTGTTATGGCGGGAACCCAAGAACAACAGGTCCTCTCCGCTGCCCAAAAAATCGCACTACTGAAATTTCAGGTGAACCGAATGCAGGGGGAGCGGTTTGCAAAAGCTGGATTCACCGGAAAGGGTTTGCGTATTGCTATCCTGGATGCAGGATTTCCAGGTGTAAACATACGCCCTGAGTTCAAACATATCCGTGACCGAAACGGCATCATTGCCACTTACGACTTTGTAAGGAAACGGGAAGATGTCTATCATTACAGCCCTCATGGCTCCATGGTGTTGTCGTGTATCGGCGGCATCAGCGATACGATTCCCATAGGTATGGCAACCGGAGCGGATTTTCTGCTGGCACGCACTGAAAGTGTGATGCATGAAAGATTTTCTGAAGAAGAGAACTGGCTGGCGGCAGTAGAGTGGGCGGATCGCAACGGAGCGAATATCCTCAATAGTTCCCTGGGCTATACCTCGCAAAGGTATTTTCCGGAAGATATGGACGGCCAAACGAGTCTGATTGCCCGGGCTGCAAACATGGCTGCGGCTAAAGGGATACTGGTGGTGAGTGCGGCAGGGAATGAAGGTAAAAGTCAATGGAGACACATCACCAGTCCGGGTGATGCGGACAGTGCACTTTCCGTTGGTGCTGTGAATCCGTATGCGGATCTTCGAAGCGATTTCAGTTCATATGGTCCTACGGCAGATGGACGTGCAAAACCGAATGTCAGTGCACTGGGGACGGTGATGGCTGCAGGACCTGACGGGTTGGAGGAAACTTCCGGCACCTCCTTTGCATCTCCCCTGGTGGCTGGATTTGCAGCATGTGTATGGGAAGGTAACAGCAATCTTACCAATATGCAGTTGCATGAAAAGATTCAGCAATCGGGACACCTTTATCCGTATTACGATTACGCCCATGGTTATGGTATTCCACAGGCATCATACTTTACTGAAACGAATGTACCCGTTGCCAGCCCGACATTTGAGTTTGCCGATTCGGTTTCGAAGTTCATTTCCGTACATATAGACCACCGCTTCTTTGAACCCGACACGATCATTACCAGTGCAGGTGAGGACAGAGATACCATAATACAGGATAAACCTATGAAGGGTAAGTGGAATCTTTATTACCACATCACCGATACCACGGGCAGGATCAGGTATTATTCGGTAATCAGGGTCCGGGAAGCTGAGCCTTTAACCCTTGGTCTGTTCCGCTTCCAGCCCGGCGAATCCCTGTCCGTTCATTTTGAAGGCTATACCCGAACATATCTATTTAAATAA
- a CDS encoding aminotransferase class I/II-fold pyridoxal phosphate-dependent enzyme, which yields MIDLRSDTVTKPSPGMLQAMINAETGDDVFREDPTVKELEDDMAGRFGMDAGLFCTSGTMANQVAIKAHTVPGDEIICDEFSHIYNYEGGAPALVSGVSIRAVHGRNGILLPEDIIANIKTTTDWHTITRMVVIENSCNMTGGNYYPLDQVQALSEACRKNGLIFHVDGARIFNALTASGDASGEYGKHTDSISICLSKGLGCPIGSVLVGNKEFIEKARRIRKTLGGGMRQVGILAAAGKYALEHNIPLLKDDHRRAKQLAEKLNSLSYVDHVSDAFTNILIFRLEEHVDAQQFLDHLKARNILAFSVRPQTIRFVLHLDVNDEMTDTVCQALEDF from the coding sequence ATGATCGACCTGAGGAGTGATACAGTGACAAAGCCCTCTCCGGGCATGCTGCAAGCCATGATAAATGCGGAAACCGGCGACGACGTGTTCCGGGAAGACCCGACGGTTAAAGAGCTGGAAGATGATATGGCCGGACGCTTTGGCATGGATGCCGGTCTGTTCTGCACATCAGGAACCATGGCCAATCAGGTGGCGATCAAAGCGCATACTGTTCCCGGCGATGAGATCATATGCGATGAATTCAGTCACATTTATAACTACGAAGGCGGTGCCCCGGCACTGGTATCAGGTGTTTCCATTCGCGCTGTACACGGCAGAAACGGGATACTGTTGCCGGAAGATATCATCGCCAATATCAAGACAACCACGGACTGGCATACCATCACCCGCATGGTGGTAATTGAAAACAGCTGTAATATGACGGGAGGTAATTATTATCCGTTGGATCAGGTGCAGGCATTGTCAGAAGCATGCAGGAAAAACGGCCTGATCTTTCATGTGGATGGCGCACGTATTTTCAATGCCCTCACAGCATCAGGTGATGCATCCGGGGAATACGGAAAACACACAGACAGCATATCTATATGCTTATCAAAAGGGCTGGGATGTCCGATAGGTTCCGTATTGGTTGGTAACAAGGAGTTCATTGAAAAGGCAAGACGAATCAGAAAAACCTTGGGGGGAGGAATGCGTCAGGTGGGTATCCTGGCCGCTGCAGGCAAATATGCACTGGAGCACAACATTCCATTGTTAAAGGACGACCATCGCAGGGCAAAACAACTGGCGGAAAAGCTCAATTCATTATCGTATGTTGATCACGTTTCGGATGCCTTCACCAATATTCTTATTTTCCGTTTGGAAGAACATGTTGATGCACAGCAATTCCTGGATCATCTGAAAGCACGCAACATACTGGCATTTTCTGTTCGACCTCAAACCATCCGTTTTGTCTTACACCTGGATGTAAATGATGAGATGACTGATACGGTGTGCCAGGCACTGGAAGACTTCTGA